The Longimicrobium sp. genome includes a window with the following:
- a CDS encoding TetR/AcrR family transcriptional regulator, whose translation MPRPRTTSNPEILDAVIRVVSRVGPARLTLADVAAEAGLAAPTLLQRFGSKRGLLLEVARQGAEQLSEQFDQARQAQASPLEALLHALAAPADVLRTPEEVSNHLAFLQMDMGDPEFHAFALEHAVAVREEIAALLHEAIAAGELSGCDAENLARTVQTAYNGALVTWAIFREGPLNVWIRGEVDEVLAPYARVG comes from the coding sequence ATGCCGCGACCGAGAACGACCTCCAATCCCGAGATCCTGGACGCGGTGATCCGCGTGGTGTCGCGCGTGGGGCCGGCCCGGCTCACGCTGGCGGACGTGGCGGCAGAGGCGGGGCTCGCCGCGCCCACGCTTCTGCAGCGATTTGGCAGCAAACGGGGGCTGTTGCTGGAGGTGGCGCGGCAGGGGGCGGAGCAGCTTTCGGAGCAGTTCGACCAGGCGCGGCAGGCGCAGGCATCGCCGCTGGAGGCGCTGCTGCACGCGCTGGCGGCCCCGGCCGACGTGCTCCGCACGCCGGAGGAGGTGTCGAACCATCTGGCGTTCCTGCAGATGGACATGGGCGACCCGGAGTTCCACGCCTTCGCGCTCGAGCACGCGGTGGCCGTGCGCGAAGAGATCGCCGCGCTTCTGCACGAGGCGATCGCCGCCGGTGAGCTGTCCGGCTGCGACGCCGAAAACCTCGCCCGCACGGTGCAGACGGCCTACAACGGCGCGCTGGTCACCTGGGCCATCTTTCGCGAGGGACCGCTGAACGTGTGGATTCGGGGCGAGGTGGACGAAGTTCTCGCGCCGTATGCCAGGGTGGGGTGA
- the floA gene encoding flotillin-like protein FloA (flotillin-like protein involved in membrane lipid rafts), whose product MEFAAGSLLVLLFFGFILLVVLFQLIPVGLWVQAWTSGVYVPFSKLVGMRFRRVSPSRIVNPLITARKAGLPLDADELEGHYLAGGNVERVVQALIAADKANIALAFNQAAAIDLAGRDVLDAVQTSVNPKVISTPRVAAMAKDGIQLIAIARVTVRANINRLVGGAGEETILARVGEGIVSTIGSAASHAAVLENPDNISKTVLSKGLDAGTAFEILSIDIADVDVGKNIGAELQTDQAEADKRVAQARAEERRAMAVALEQENRARVEEARARVVEAEAQVPLAIAEAFRRGHLGVMDYARYQNVQSDTSMRRALAGPGAAAPEGPKDS is encoded by the coding sequence ATGGAATTCGCGGCTGGCAGTCTGCTCGTTCTGCTCTTCTTCGGCTTCATCCTGCTGGTGGTGCTCTTCCAGCTGATCCCCGTGGGCCTGTGGGTGCAGGCGTGGACGTCGGGGGTGTACGTGCCCTTCAGCAAGCTGGTGGGAATGCGGTTCCGCCGCGTGAGCCCCAGCCGCATCGTCAACCCGCTGATCACCGCCCGCAAGGCGGGGCTGCCGCTGGACGCCGACGAGCTCGAGGGGCACTACCTGGCCGGCGGCAACGTCGAGCGGGTGGTGCAGGCGCTGATCGCGGCCGACAAGGCCAACATCGCCCTGGCCTTCAACCAGGCCGCCGCCATCGACCTGGCCGGGCGCGACGTGCTGGACGCGGTGCAGACCTCGGTGAACCCCAAGGTCATCAGCACGCCGCGCGTGGCGGCCATGGCCAAGGACGGCATCCAGCTGATCGCCATCGCCCGGGTGACGGTGCGCGCCAACATCAACCGGCTGGTGGGCGGCGCGGGCGAAGAAACCATCCTGGCGCGCGTGGGCGAGGGCATCGTCAGCACCATCGGCTCGGCGGCCAGCCACGCGGCCGTGCTGGAGAACCCCGACAACATCAGCAAGACGGTGCTGAGCAAGGGGCTGGATGCGGGGACGGCGTTCGAGATCCTGTCCATCGACATCGCCGACGTGGACGTGGGCAAGAACATCGGCGCCGAGCTGCAGACGGACCAGGCCGAGGCCGACAAGCGCGTGGCCCAGGCCCGCGCCGAGGAGCGCCGCGCGATGGCCGTGGCGCTGGAGCAGGAGAACCGCGCCCGGGTGGAGGAAGCCCGCGCCCGCGTGGTCGAGGCCGAGGCGCAGGTGCCCCTGGCCATTGCCGAGGCGTTCCGCCGCGGCCACCTGGGGGTGATGGACTACGCGCGGTACCAGAACGTGCAGAGCGACACGTCCATGCGGCGCGCGCTGGCCGGCCCGGGCGCCGCGGCCCCCGAAGGCCCCAAGGACAGCTGA
- a CDS encoding NfeD family protein, whose amino-acid sequence MRRTALFALLLSLVPPATAHTAPLLPPSTMPLGIAGWEPLLILMAGIVLLLVELFVLPGFGVAGILGVLAMIAGVAIVLGGPTPGAGDAALAGFAVVSALTLLGVAAWAIVASRRGGYKALFGGTLDREGGYLAAVPRPELEGLQGVAITNLRPAGTAEVAGERLDVVSDGGWIDAGTPVRVLRAEGYRHVVQPLALPKAPEAEG is encoded by the coding sequence ATGCGCCGCACCGCCCTGTTCGCCCTGCTGCTCTCGCTGGTGCCTCCCGCCACGGCCCACACCGCGCCGCTGCTGCCCCCGTCCACGATGCCGCTGGGCATCGCCGGCTGGGAGCCGCTGCTCATCCTGATGGCCGGCATCGTCCTGCTGCTCGTGGAGTTGTTCGTGCTCCCCGGGTTCGGCGTGGCGGGGATCCTGGGAGTGCTGGCGATGATCGCGGGGGTGGCGATCGTGCTGGGCGGACCCACGCCGGGCGCGGGCGACGCGGCGCTCGCCGGTTTCGCCGTGGTCTCGGCGCTCACGCTGCTGGGCGTAGCCGCCTGGGCCATCGTCGCCAGCCGCCGCGGCGGATACAAGGCGCTGTTCGGGGGAACGCTGGACCGGGAGGGCGGCTACCTGGCGGCCGTGCCGCGGCCGGAGCTGGAGGGGCTGCAGGGCGTGGCGATCACCAACCTTCGCCCCGCGGGGACGGCGGAGGTCGCCGGCGAGCGGCTGGACGTGGTGAGCGACGGCGGATGGATCGACGCCGGCACGCCCGTCCGCGTGCTGCGCGCCGAGGGCTATCGCCACGTCGTGCAGCCGCTGGCCCTTCCCAAGGCCCCCGAAGCGGAGGGCTGA
- a CDS encoding TIGR00730 family Rossman fold protein: MKRICVFCGSSAGARPEYAQAARAMGTLLAERGIGLVYGGGRVGLMGVVADAVLAAGGEAIGVIPEALMRREVGHVALTELHVVGSMHERKALMADLSDGFIAMPGGYGTFEEFCEVLTWSQLGIHPKPCGLLNVAGYYAPLLAMFDHAVAEGFVRTQHRGIVLEADDPASLLERMAAFHPPATEKWISPDQR; the protein is encoded by the coding sequence GTGAAGCGAATCTGTGTTTTCTGCGGCTCCAGCGCGGGCGCGCGGCCGGAGTACGCCCAGGCGGCGCGCGCGATGGGCACCCTGCTGGCCGAGCGCGGCATCGGGCTGGTGTACGGCGGCGGGCGCGTGGGGCTGATGGGCGTGGTGGCCGACGCGGTGCTGGCCGCCGGCGGCGAGGCCATCGGCGTCATCCCCGAGGCGCTGATGCGGCGCGAAGTGGGGCACGTCGCCCTGACCGAGCTTCACGTCGTGGGCTCCATGCACGAACGCAAGGCGCTGATGGCCGACCTTTCCGACGGCTTCATCGCCATGCCCGGCGGCTACGGCACCTTCGAGGAGTTCTGCGAGGTGCTCACCTGGTCGCAGCTGGGCATTCACCCCAAGCCCTGCGGCCTGCTGAACGTGGCCGGCTATTACGCGCCGCTGCTCGCCATGTTCGACCACGCGGTCGCCGAGGGATTCGTCCGCACGCAGCACCGCGGGATCGTGCTGGAGGCGGACGACCCCGCCTCGCTGCTGGAGCGGATGGCCGCGTTCCATCCCCCCGCCACGGAAAAGTGGATCTCACCCGATCAGCGGTAG